GTTTTTTTCAATTACAGCGCGTTCCATCACAGCCAGTTTAAAACCGGCGAGAGTTTGTTCATTTATGGTAAATTAGAGCAAAGCTCTTTTAATCAAGCTTATATCATTAACACGCCTAAAATCCTTACCGAATTTGGCAAAATTTCTTTAATTTTTAAAAAAGTTAAAAACCATAAAAAAATCCAAGAAAATTTACAAAAACTCATTTCATTAGAAAATTTAAAAAAGGAAGGCGTTAAAGAGAATATCGCACATTTATTGTTAGAAATCTTTTTCCCCACGCCGCATTTTGTCAAGGATTTTGAAACGAATAAAAATTTCCCTTCGCAACATTTAAATGCATTAAAATACATTGAAATGCTTTTTTATATGAAAAATTTAGAGCGCAAAAAATTGCAATTCAGTGCTAAAATCGCATGCCCCAATAACAGCGAACGCTTGAAAGCGTTTATCGCTTCTTTACCCTTTAAGCTCACCAACGACCAACAAAACGCCATTAAAGAAATCCAAAGCGATCTCACCAGTTCTATAGCGTGCAAGCGTTTGATTATAGGCGATGTGGGGTGCGGGAAAACGATGGTGATTTTAGCGAGCATGGTATTAGCTTACCCTAATAAAACCCTTTTAATGGCGCCCACTTCCATTCTCGCTAAACAGCTTTATAACGAAGCCTTAAAATTTTTACCCCCTTATTTTGAAGTGGAATTACTGCTTGGTGGGAGTTACAAGAAGCGATCCAATCATTTGTTTGAAACCATCACGCATGTGGTTATCGGCACGCAAGCGTTGTTGTTTGATAAGCGCGATTTGAATGAATTCGCACTAGTGATCACTGATGAACAGCACCGATTTGGCACCAAGCAGCGCTACCAATTAGAAAAAATGGCAAGCAGTAAGGGTAATAAACCCCATTCTTTGCAATTTTCCGCTACCCCCATTCCTCGCACGCTTGCCCTAGCCAAAAGCGCGTTTGTGAAAACGACCATGATTAGAGAAATCCCTTATCCTAAAGAAATTGAAACTTTAGTCTTGCATAAAAGAGATTTTAAAATAGTGATGGAAAAAATCAGCGAAGAAATCGCTAAAAACCATCAAGTCATTGTCGTTTATCCGCTGGTGAATGAGAGCGAAAAAATCCCGTATTTATCGCTCAGTGAGGGGGCGAGTTTTTGGCAAAAACGCTTTAAAAAGGTTTATACCACTTCAGGGCAAGATAAAAATAAAGAAGAAGTGATTGAAGAATTTAGAGAGTCCGGGAGCATTCTTTTAGCGACTACGCTCATTGAGGTGGGCATTTCTTTACCACGATTGAGCGTGATGGTGATTTTAGCGCCAGAAAGGTTAGGCTTAGCGACTTTACACCAGTTAAGGGGGCGTGTGTCTCGTAACGGATTGAAAGGCTATTGTTTTTTATGCACGATCCAAGAAGAAAACGAACGATTAGAAAAGTTTGCTGATGAATTGGACGGCTTTAAAATCGCTGAATTGGATTTAGAATACAGAAAAAGCGGGGATTTACTTCAGGGTGGGGAGCAGAGCGGGAATAGTTTTGAATACATTGACTTAGCCAAAGATGAAAACATTATCGCTGAAGTGAAACAAGATTTTTTAAAAAACGCTAGCGTTTCACATGGAACATTTGAAAATTGAAAATTGAAAATTAAGGCAGAATTGGGTAATTTAAACCATTTAAAATAAAGGATAGCAATGCAAAATAAAGAAATGGATCAAGAAAAAAGCGTTAAGGAAAAAAATTTAGAGGTTTTTAATCGTTATTTTCCCGGTTGCTTGAGTATAGAAAATGACAACCAACTCACGCTGGATACAAAAAAATTAAAAGCGTTACTAGGGGATTTTAGCGAGATAAAAGAAGAGGGCTATGGGTTGGATTTTGTGGGTAAGAAAATCGCCTTAAATCAAGCTTTTAAGAAAAATCATAAGATTTTAAAGCCCTTAAACGAATCCAATAGCAAGCACATTCTCATCAAGGGCGATAATTTAGACGCTCTCAAAATCTTAAAACAAAGCTATAGTGAAAAAATCAAAATGATTTACATTGATCCGCCTTACAACACGAAAACCGAGAATTTTATCTATGGCGATGATTTCTCGCAATCCAATGAAGAGGTTTTAAAAACATTGGATTATTCTAAAGAAAAGCTGGATTATATCAAGAATCTTTTTGGGTCAAAATGCCATAGCGGGTGGCTTAGTTTCATGTATCCCAGATTGTTGCTCGCTAAAGATTTGCTCAAACAAGACGGCGTGATTTTCATCAGCATTGACGATAATGAGTGTGCGAATTTAAAAATCTTGTGCGATGAAATTTTTGGGGAGGGGAATTTTTTATCATCTTTGACTTGGCTTAAAGGTAACGCTCAAAATGATGCACAATATTTTCAAAACAATTACGAAAATATTCTTGTTTATGCAAAGCATGTTGAAGCGCTCAGTCTTAATCGCATGGCTTCAAAAAAAGAAGTCAAAGTATTTTGTGAAAATGATAAATATTATTATGAGAGAGCTGGACTTACAACAGGCGGAGCTGGAGGGACTTTAAACGCACGAGCAAATTTAGGTTATAGTATTTACTATAATCCTAAAACGCTAGATTTTTTAGGTGTAGATGATTATGATAAAAAATTAGCAAAAAGTAGCAATGATGAAAACCTAGTTTATAACGATAGACAAGACTTATTAAAACAAGGCTATAAAATCATAAGACCACCAAAAAAGGGTGTTGGACTTGGGCGTTGGACTTGGGCGTTGGATACTTTTAATAGTAATAAAAATATTATTTCTATTAAAAAAAATAGTAGAAATGAATATGTAATTTGTAAAAAAGAATTTTTAGATAAAAACCAAGTCAAACAAAATGAAAACGGCAAATTTTACGCTATTTTAGACAAGTCATCGCCCGCAAGAAATGTGATAGAAAATATCGGCGGTGGTAATGGGACAAAAGAAGTTAATGATCTTTTTAATCAAAAGATTTTCAATAACCCAAAACCTCTAAAACTCATCAACCGACTGATTGAATTATCCACAAACGAGGGCGACATCATTTTAGACTTTTTCGCTGGGAGCGGGACAACCGCGCATGCCGTGTTAGAGAGTAATAAGAGCGATTATCAAAAATTAAGTGAGGGGGGGGGGTTATTTAATGGCTTGAACGCCGCATTTAAAGAAAGGCGCTTCATTCTCGTCCAATTAGATGAAAAAATTGATCCCAAGAAAAACAAAAGCGCTTATGATTTTTGTTTAAACACCCTAAAATCCACCTCGCCGAGCATTTTTGACATCACCGAAGAAAGGATTAAAAGAGCGGGGGCTAAAATCAAAGAAGCTTGCCCCAATTTAGACGTGGGGTTTAGAGCGTTTGAAATCATTGATGATGAAACGCATGCTAATGATAAAAATCTCAGTCAAGCCCATCAAAAGGATTTGTTCGCTTATTCTAACCTTGATAGAATGGAAACCCAAACGATTTTAATTAAGCTTTTAGGCTGCGAGGGTTTGGAGCTCACCACCCCTATAATTTGCTTGATTGAAAACGCCTTGTATTTGGCTCAAAATACGGCTTTCATTGTGGGGGATATAGAAATGAGTGAGGTTTTAGAAAACTTGAAAGATAAAGGGGTGGAAAAAATCAGCATGTATATGCCCGCTATCAGTAACGACAGGCTGTGTTTGGAATTGGGCAGTAATTTGTTTGATTTGAAATTAGAGAGCGGCGATTTAAAGATTAGGGGGTAGAGATGAAAATCAAATTCAAACGATTAGACTATCAGGAGCAATGCCGGGACCAAATTTTAGGGGTGTTTAAGGGGATTGATTTGAGAGAGCCAGAAAATGACGCTCAAAGGATTTCTAACCCTATTTTTGAAATAGAAGCGCTCAAAAATGTTTTATTAGAAAATATTGAGGATTTACGATCGAAACAAAAAATAACCCAAGGGAGCGTGGGGATTGAGAAGTCGTTAAACTGCGATATTTTAATGGAAACAGGCACCGGGAAGACCTTTTGCTTTTTGGAATGCGTTTATGCCTTGCATAAAAACTACCATTTGTCAAAATTTATCGTTTTAGTGCCAAGCAACGCCATTAAATTAGGGGTTTTAAAGAGCGTTGAAATCACCAGAGAATTTTTTAAAAGCGAGTATTCTACGCATTTAGAAAGCTATGAAGATGCAGAAAGATTCATTCTAGCGAGCAACCACAAATGCTGTGTGTTGGTGATGACTGATGCTGCCTTTAATAAAAAAGATAACATTATCAATCAATCATGCTTAGAAAACACGAATCTATTCAATGGCGCAACAAGTTACATGCAAGCTTTAGCGAGTATGCGCCCTATCGTTATCATAGACGAACCACACAAATTTTTAGGCGATAAAACAAAGGAAAAATTAAAAGAATTCAACGCTTTAATCACGCTCAGGTTTGGGGCGACTTTTAAAGATGATTATCATAATTTGATTTACGCGCTAGACAGCAAAAAAGCGTTTGATTGCGCCCTAGTGAAAAGCATTAGCGTGGCGTCTGTGGGGGAGAGTGATGAGTGTTTTTTAGAGCTTAAAGGGATTGAAAAAAGAAATGAATATGAAGCTATGATTAACTACACGAATTTAGACAATAAAATTCAAAGCGTCAAAGTCAAAACGCATGATAATTTAGGGGTGGTAACTCAAATCAGCGCTTTAGAAGATTACATTGTAGAAAAAATCACTAAAACTGAGATTCGTTTTCTCAATGGTTTTAATTTGTTACTGGATCAAAAAGAGCCTTTTTCTCATCTTTTAGAGAGCGAGCAAGAAGTGATGCTGAAAGAAGCAATAAAAAGCCATTTTGAAAGAGAAGAAGGGCTTTTTAAAAAGGGGATTAAAGCCTTGTGCATGGTGTTTATTAGCGGGGTGAATAGCTATTTAAGCGAAAATGAACAGCCGGCCAAATTGGCCCTTTTATTTGAAAAACTCTACCAACAAGAGCTTGAAGAAGTCTTAAAAAAGCCTTCTTTAGATGAAAATTATAGAGCGTATTTAGAGCGCACCAAAGACGCTATTAAAAAAGTGCATGGAGGGTATTTCGCTAAAAGCAAGAAAGAGAGCGATGAAGCCCAAGTGATCGCGCTCATTTTAAAAGAAAAAGAAAAATTGCTGAGTTTTGATTCCGATCTCAGGTTTATTTTTTCGCAATGGGCGTTGCAAGAGGGGTGGGATAACCCTAATGTGATGACGATTTGCAAATTAGCCCCTAGCCATTCCAATATCACTAAATTGCAACAAATCGGTAGGGGGTTAAGGCTCGCTGTGAATGATAAGGGCGAACGTATCACTAAAGAGCATGCTGATTTTGATTTTGTCAATGAATTAGTCGTGATCGTGCCGCAAGTGGAGGGGGATTTTGTGGGAGCGATCCAGCAAGAGATAAGCGAACACAGCTTGATCAAACAAGAATTTAGCGCAGAAGAGTTAGAAAAAAGCGGCATGGTTAGAAAAGGGTATTATGGGGTTTTGTTTGAAACATTAGAGGGTTTGGGTTTTGGAGAAAAAACAGATGATGAAAACTTTAAACTCACTCTCAATCAAAACGAATTTTTAAAAAAAGAGCCGGAACTAGAAAAATTAAAAGATGAAACATACTTGGATTTTGAAAAATTAAAAGATTTTTTAAAAGATCGCTTAGTTGGCAATCTTAGAGTTAGGAACAAAAACGAGCGAAAAACTGAAAAAATCAAAATCAATAAAGAAAATTTTAAAAAATTTGAAACCTTATGGGAGAGCTTGAACCATCAAGCCCGGATCGCTTATGCCATTGATAGCGAGAGCTTGATTGATGAGATTGTAACAAAGATCAACGCTTCTTTTAATGTCAAGTCAAAAATCGTTTCGGTTACGACGCATAAAAAAGTAGAAACGATGGGAAATAACGCCAAAACAGAGATGTTTGAGCGAGAAAGCGCATGCGTGTGGAGCTTGCATGAATTTATCAGCGCCTTGTCTAATAAGGTGAAATTGAGTTTTAAAAGCGTGGCTAAAGTGTTGGAAAAAATTGATGAAAACAAATTTGATCTAATTAAGAAAAACGAACAAGAGGGCTTAAGGCGGTTAGAAGAGCTGTTTTTGGAAATCATTTATCAAAATATTGAAGATAAAATTTCCTATCAAATGCGCGAAACGACGATTAAAAACAGAAAAAACGATGCGTTTTATGATGAAAAGGGAGAAATTAGAGAGTTTTTAGACGGGAGTTTGGGGGCGGATAAATATGAGATTAAAAATTCAAGCGCACAAGAAAAATGCCTGTATGAAAATTTCATGCAAGTGGATAGCGAGATTGAAAAGGACACGATTGAAGAATCTAACGACACTAAAATCATTGTTTTTGGCAAGCTCCCTAGGGTTAAAATCCCGATAGGGTTAAATCAAACTTATAGCCCTGATTTTGGGTATGTGGTTGAAAATAACGATAAAAAAGTGTTGTTAGTGGTAGAAACTAAGGGGGTTGAACATGAAAACGAATTGCGCGAAGAAGAAAGGCGGAAAATTTCAACCGCTAAGAAATTTTTTGAAGCTTTAAAAAAGCAAGGCGTGAATATTGAATACAAAACCAAAATGAGAAAAGATCAATTAAGCGCATTGATTAATGAAATTTTAAATCGTAAAGATTAGAGTTACTTTAATGTTTCACATGGAACAATTTTAAAGAAAAGTGTTTTATTTAAAATTCATGGAGCTTTTGTTATAATCGTTTTTATCCAATTTCAAAGGCGTTTTATGATTCGTTTCGCTCACATCTCGCTCAAAGATTTTATTAAAAAACACAATCCCCAAACACCCACAAAAGAAACTATAGAAAATTTTGAAAAAGAAATAAACAGCTTATTAGAAAACGCGCCAAGACAAGATGATGAAGAATTTCAAAAAAATGAAATCAATAAGTTTTTAAAAAATACCTATGGCTATGACTGCAACACCCGTAAAAAAGTGGATAGCGCGATCCGTGTGGATGGGGAAGTCCAAGTGCTTATTGAAGTCAAAGCCCTAAATAAAAAGACAGAATTCCCTAAAAACAGAGAAAACCCGCTCAGTAAAGCCTTTTGTCAAATGGTTTTGTATTTTTTAGAAGAGATAGAAAAAGAAAAAAACAATTCCCTAAAACACACCATTATTTGCAACGCGCATGAATTTTTCCTCTTTGATTGTAAGGATTTACTCTTTTTAAAAGAAGATAAATGCATCAAAAAATTCTATGATAATTACGCTAAAAAAGAAGGCACAGACTCTTCAAAACCAAAATTTTACAAAGATTTAGAACAATATTTGCAAGAAGATTTTCAAGGCGAACTCCGTTACACTCACTTTAATTTGAGCAGTTACGATCTTAAAGAACTTCCTTTGATTTATCAAGTTTTAAGCCAAGAAGTCCTTTTAAAACAAGGGAAAACCCTTGACGCTAACACGCTTAACAAAGATTTTTATGAAGAATTGCTTTACATTTTAGGGTTAGAAGAGCAAAATGATAAAGGGAAAATTTTAATCAAGCCCAGCCGCACCCAAAACTCCCTAAGCGATGCTTTAAAAAAGAAATACAAAAATTTAGATGATGAAGAAGTCATGGCGTTACTCATCGCTTGGAATAACAGAATCTTGTTTTTACGGCTTTTAGAAAGCCTTTTAAGTTCTTTCAAGCATTTTGAAAAATCTTTCTTAACCATAGAAAACTTTAAAGATTTCAACGCCCTAAACACCCTCTTTTTTGAAGTCCTAGCCAAGAAAAACAGCGAGCGTTCTTTAAATAAAGAAGACAAGATTTTAGAAAAAATCCCTTATTTGAATTCCAGTTTGTTTGATCAAACGCCTTTGGAATTAAAGGGGTATGAAATCAAATTACTTGATAACAAATCTTTAGAGATTTACCCTAAATCCGTTCTTAAAAAAGACAAAGACTACCAAAATGAAAAAGCTTTGCCCTTGCTAAAATACCTTTTTGAATTTTTGCGCGTTTATGATTTCACCACCACCCCTAAAGACATTAAAGATAATCAAAATAAGAGCGAAAGCTGTTTGATTAACCCTAGCGTTTTGGGGCTTGTTTTTGAAAAACTCAACGGCTATAAAGAGGGGAGCTTTTATACCCCAAGCTTTATTACAAGCTACATGTGCAAAGAGAGTATCGAATCAATCGTGTTGGATAAATTCAATCAAACCTATAACATAGAGTGTGAAAAGTTAACAGAATTAAAAAATTATTTTAAAAATAGCTATAAAGAGGATAAACGCAAAGAATACCTAAACACGCTTTTAACTTTACGCGTTTGCGATCCGGCGGTGGGGAGCGGACATTTCTTGGTTTCAGCGCTCAATGAAATGGTGTTAATTGCTTACAAGCTAGGGCTTATTGCTTCCTTGTATCGCCACGAGCTTAGATTAGAAAACGATGAAATCATTATTCACACGCCAAAAAATGAAGTTTTTAAATACACCAAACCGCATAGCGAAAACGACCCCCACCACCAAATCCAAAAAGAACTTTTTGAGCTTAAAAAATCCATCATTGAGAACTGCCTTTTTGGCGTGGATATTAACCCCAATTCTTGCGAAATCACCAAGCTCAGGCTATGGATAGAGCTTTTAAAATACAGCTATTACATTTTTGAAGAGGGTAAGAACACTAACGTGCTTGAAACCCTCCCCAACATTGATATTAACATCAAGTGCGCTAACAGCTTGATCTCACGCTTTAATTTGAATGATGATCTCAAAAAGATCCCCAATATCAAGCAAAAAATCCAAGAATACAAAGATCTAGTCGCTCAATACAAAGATCCAAACCCTCTCTATCCCTTAAATAAGCAAGATTTAATCAACAAAATCCAAGACTTAAAAAACACTTTTTCCCTCACGCTCAAAGATCCTAAAACCAAAGCAGAGCTTGAAAAGGCTATTGAAAAACACATCAAAAAATACAATTTCTTTGCCCTAGATGATAAGAGTTTGCTAGATGGGTTAAATTACTTTATCCCAAACCTTTTTGGCACGCCCAAACTAAGCCCAAAAGAAGAGGAAGAGGCTTTTGCTTCTTATGGGCGTATTAGAGCTTTGAGAAAAAAGCTTGATGATGCCTTAAGTGGTGGAGAGTATCACAATGCGTTTGAATGGCGCTTTGAATTCCCTGAAGTTTTAGATGATGAGGGGAATTTTTTAGGCTTTGATTGCATCATTGGCAATCCGCCTTATATCCGCCAAGAACACATCAAAGACTTAAAGCCTTTATTACAAAAGCAATACCAAGATTTCTATAACAGCACCGCTGACATTTACACCTACTTTTTTGCCCTAGCTTACCACCTTTTAAAAGAAAAGGGGTTTAACGCTTTCATCACTTCCAACAAATACGCGCGGAGCCAATACGGCGCTAAATTAAGAGAATTGCTGCTCAAAAAAACCACCATTGTTAGCTACATGGAACTAAACGCCTTAAAAGTCTTTGAGAGCGCCACCGTGGATACCAGTATTATGAGTTTCATCAAACAATCGCCCCCTAAAGAAAGCCTCTTTAATTATTACGAACCCACCCCAAACGATAAAAACGATTTGAAAAGCGCTCGCCCTTTGCCCATGAGGCAAAACGCGCTTTCAACAGAAAGCTTTATTTTTGCCAACGCCACGCTTTTAGATTTAAGGGACAAAATAGAGAGTGTTGGCACCCCGCTTAAAGACTGGGATATTCAAATCTATCGTGGCATTTTAACCGGCGCTAACGAAGCCTTTATCATTACCACTGAAAAAAGAGAAGAGATTTTGAACGCTTGCAAGACGCAAGAAGAAAGAAAGCGCACAGACGCGCTCATCAAGCCTATTTTAAGAGGGAAAGACATTAAAAGGTATTCTTATGAGTGGGCGTCATTGTGGGTTATTAACACCCATAACGGCTACACTTCTAATCTCAAATTTAAAATCCCACCCATTGATATAGAAAAATACCCCGCAATCAAAGCGCATTTAAACTCTCATTGGGACACTATTGCAACACGATCCGATCAAGGAGACACCCCCTATCACTTAAGGAATTGCGCGTATTTAGAGGATTTTGAAAAAGAGAAAATTGTGTATGGCGAGATTGTGCAAGAGCCACGATTTTATTTAGATAATGGAGAATACGAATTAGGGTATTTTTATGCAGAAGCCACGAGCTTTATTCTCACAGGAGAGCATTTGCGCTATCTTTTAGGAATGTTGCATTCTGAATTGATTACTTTTGCTTTCAAAACTTTCTATGCTGGCGGAGGACTAGGCGAGAGTGGCTATCGCTATAAAAAGGCTTTTATAGAACGGCTCCCCATTCCTAAAATCACGCCACAAAACCAAGAATTAGCCGATAAAATCACCGATGGCGCGAAGCAAATCCTAGAGTTAAAAGAAAAAGACCCTAAAGCCAACACCCAAAAATTAGAAAAAGAAATTGACGTCTTAGTCTATCAGCTCTATAACCTCACCGATGAAGAAATTAAAACCATTGAAGCCGGGCAGTGAATGGAAAAGTTATTTGAAAAGATATTGCATGAAATGAGATCAGGAATTGCTTTTGCGCTTGCTTCTGGTTGTTCGCTTTTTATTTCTATTGTAAATCCAATAGGGGTTTTTCAATTGATTTTTGAGTTTGTTTTCCAATACACTCAAAACAAAATCTTTTCTTTTTCTTTTTCTTTTTCCTCTATTTTCCTTTTCTTTTACGCTATTTTTAATAAAGCATTTCTTTGGTGTGAAGCTAAAAAATACGAACAAGATCTAATAGATCAAAAAGACAAAGAAATTGCCCTTAAAATTTGCAAATGCCATGATAACCACTATAAGATACAAAAAGAACTTTATAAATGTTATTCTAAAAAACAAAATAAAATCCCTAGGACAGATGAATTTGATTATTGGATAGGTTGTCTTGGTTTGGGAGATTTTTTTGAACCAACAAAAGACGATTATATTGTCAAACCGTATGTTTTAAGAGCTATAAAAAAATACCATGAAATTGCTTTTCAATCTATATATTGGCAACAGAACAAATAAAAAGCACTTGTTCTTTGTCTAAGAAACACCCCCTTTAAAAAAGGGGGACTCTTGAAAAACTATCGTTTGATTTTTAATTCCAAACAAAACCCTAAAAAACTGATTTTTAGGTATAATGTTTGAGTATTTACTATGATTTTTTCTCATAGAAGTCTCCTAGACAAACTTTACCCCCTAATCTCTAGCGAAAAACTAGGGGGTGAGCGTTATTTTATCCTAATCTCACAAAAACGATTTTTATAAAAGCTACAAACCACTAATTTAAAATCACATTAAAAACTTTCTTCCAAATTTTTGAAATTCCATTAAATATTTGTTCAATACCGCAAATTTTTAACTTAAAGCCTGTTTTTAGAGCTTAAGTTATTGGCCTTACTTTTTTCTTGAAAAATATCTTTATAAAATAAAGAGATTAAAATCATTGAAAAAGGAATGGTTAGAAAGTTAACAATATTTAGTTAAAATTAGCAAAAACTAACTAGGAGGTATTAATGGTCAATACTTTGGAGCTAGCAAAATATATTCTTAAGCGTTCAAACAAAGAATTGAGCAACTTAGAATTGCAAAAAACTTTGTATTTCACAGAGCTTGACTATATTAAAAAGTTTGACAAACACCTAGTTTCTGATGATTTTGAAGCTTGGAAATACGGGCCTGTTGCAAGGGAAGTGTATTATGAATACCGCAATTATGGTGCCAATTCTATTGACAAACCCAAAGAAGAAACGCTCTCACAAAATCTTAGAGAAGATGAACTTGAAACCATCAATCGCTCCATAAAAAAATGCAACGAAAAATCCTATTGGGATTTAGTGAAAGAAAGTCATAAAGAAGATGGTGCTTGGCATAAAAGCTTCAAAGAAGATAGAAAAGAAATCATTAGCAAAGATTTGATCAAACAAGAAGCAAAACAAGCAAATGGAAACTAAAGAAGAAGATAAAGATAAAAAGCTAGAAGAAATTATTGTATTGCTGTGCGAAGAAGGGGATTTGTCTAGTCAAAAAGATCAAATCATCAAAGATCTCAAAGAAATCTATGAAGGAGAATACAAGCATAAATACTCAAAAAACACAACTATTATTTTAAATTCCACAAGGGATAAAGAGCAAGCCTTTATGATGCTCACACAAAATATAAAGACACTCAAAGAGATTCAAAATAATAGAGAAGTTGAAAGCATTAAACCAAAACTAGAAAAGCTTTATGATCGCATGAATTTAGAGTGTATCAGACTGCAAGATTTTGATGAGAAAATGAGTAGAGTTAAAGATGTTTCTATAAAGTTAGATGATCTAAATAAAAACTATAAAAAATTAAGCGAAGAATTGAATAAGCAACAAACACAATACATAACAATTTTAGGTATTTTTGCCTCTATTGTTTTAACATTTGTTGGGGGATTGGCGTTTTCTACTTCTGTTTTATCAAATATTGACAAAGCGAACGCCTATCGTTTGGTTTTTGTTATGGCTTTTATAGCTTTATTTTTTGGGAATATTTTGTATCTGCTTTTTTCTTTTTATCAAAAATATCCTTATCAAAAGAGGAAAAAGATAAACAAGAAAATTTCAAAAAACCTATTTTTTGGTTTAATCTAATGGTTACGATTCTATTTATGATTGGTTTTTTTGGAGAATTGCATATAATACAAAGATTAGTTTCTAAATATCTTTAATTCAACCCAACCCATTTTTGCGTCCATTCCAATAAGACTTGATGCAAATTTCCCTTAATTGAGTGTTTTTTGCTATTTTGAAAATTTCAATACTCATTCATTGAAAAACCTGAACTATTCCTTTTAAGTTTAGCCTTAAGAAATTCAATCACGCACTTATTTAACACCACAAGCCTTTTAATTTAAATTCCTTTTGATTAAAGACTCAATAAGTTTCACAGAAACAATTTTAATTCTTAAACAAAGACTCTAAAGCTTCTACCCCTACTTTTTGCGTTTCTTTTTCGCTTTCATTTTCTGCGTTTTCTTTGACGCTAGGAATGGTTTCAAACTCTATATGATAGCCTGTAAGCATGGACGCTAAGCACACATTCACCCCGCCTTTACCGATAGCTTTAGATTTTTCAATGTCTAACAAGTGCACTTTAGCCTTTTGCAAATGGTTATTGACAATAAAACGCTCTTGAATGGATTCTTTTTCTTCAGTGCTCAATTCTTCTATAGGGATTTTTTTAATTTCAACGCTTAAAATTTTGGCTGGAGCGAGCGCGAGAGTGATGTAAATTTCAGGCACATTAGAATACTCTATGCAATCAATATTTTCTTTATTCAATTCGTTACTGATCGCATTAATGCGCACGCCCTTAACCCCCACAGCCGCGCCTATGGGGTCAATCCTAGCGTTATGGGAAAAAAAGCTCACTTTCGCTCTGTTGCCTGGGATTCGCGCGCAATGGATGATTTCAATTTCTTTATCTTTAATTTCAGGGACTTCTAATTCCAACAAAGCTTCAAGCATTTTAGGGGTGGTGCGGCTCAGCTCTAATAATAAACCCTTTTTTGTGCGTTTGACTTGCGTTAAAACCGCTTTAATGCTATCGCCTACTTTAAAACTCTCGCCCTTGATGCGATGGCGCATGGAAAGAACGCCTTGAAATTGCTGCTCAATCTCAATAAAAGTGTTTTGATTGTTATCCACTAAAATCACTTGCCCCATTAAAACGCTGTTAAGACGCTTTTGAAACGCTTCAAAGTGGCTGTCTTCTAACGCTTTTTCTAACTGGTATTGCAAATCTTTAAAAAGGCGGTTGATCGCTCCTTGCTTCATGCTCTCCAAACTCAAGCTGTAAGACAATTCGTCTTTAATCTTAACGCTTGGATCCATTTCTTTGGCTTTAGACAAGCTGATGTATTTAGAAGGGTCGTTAATCAATCTTTCATCACCATCTTCTAAAACTTCTACCAA
The Helicobacter pylori genome window above contains:
- a CDS encoding site-specific DNA-methyltransferase: MQNKEMDQEKSVKEKNLEVFNRYFPGCLSIENDNQLTLDTKKLKALLGDFSEIKEEGYGLDFVGKKIALNQAFKKNHKILKPLNESNSKHILIKGDNLDALKILKQSYSEKIKMIYIDPPYNTKTENFIYGDDFSQSNEEVLKTLDYSKEKLDYIKNLFGSKCHSGWLSFMYPRLLLAKDLLKQDGVIFISIDDNECANLKILCDEIFGEGNFLSSLTWLKGNAQNDAQYFQNNYENILVYAKHVEALSLNRMASKKEVKVFCENDKYYYERAGLTTGGAGGTLNARANLGYSIYYNPKTLDFLGVDDYDKKLAKSSNDENLVYNDRQDLLKQGYKIIRPPKKGVGLGRWTWALDTFNSNKNIISIKKNSRNEYVICKKEFLDKNQVKQNENGKFYAILDKSSPARNVIENIGGGNGTKEVNDLFNQKIFNNPKPLKLINRLIELSTNEGDIILDFFAGSGTTAHAVLESNKSDYQKLSEGGGLFNGLNAAFKERRFILVQLDEKIDPKKNKSAYDFCLNTLKSTSPSIFDITEERIKRAGAKIKEACPNLDVGFRAFEIIDDETHANDKNLSQAHQKDLFAYSNLDRMETQTILIKLLGCEGLELTTPIICLIENALYLAQNTAFIVGDIEMSEVLENLKDKGVEKISMYMPAISNDRLCLELGSNLFDLKLESGDLKIRG
- the recG gene encoding ATP-dependent DNA helicase RecG encodes the protein MQEINHLLKTLNVKSLLEALLVYTPKGYKDLNLLERFETGLSGVLEVGILEKRNYAKVLKIFAYSKRFYKNLELVFFNYSAFHHSQFKTGESLFIYGKLEQSSFNQAYIINTPKILTEFGKISLIFKKVKNHKKIQENLQKLISLENLKKEGVKENIAHLLLEIFFPTPHFVKDFETNKNFPSQHLNALKYIEMLFYMKNLERKKLQFSAKIACPNNSERLKAFIASLPFKLTNDQQNAIKEIQSDLTSSIACKRLIIGDVGCGKTMVILASMVLAYPNKTLLMAPTSILAKQLYNEALKFLPPYFEVELLLGGSYKKRSNHLFETITHVVIGTQALLFDKRDLNEFALVITDEQHRFGTKQRYQLEKMASSKGNKPHSLQFSATPIPRTLALAKSAFVKTTMIREIPYPKEIETLVLHKRDFKIVMEKISEEIAKNHQVIVVYPLVNESEKIPYLSLSEGASFWQKRFKKVYTTSGQDKNKEEVIEEFRESGSILLATTLIEVGISLPRLSVMVILAPERLGLATLHQLRGRVSRNGLKGYCFLCTIQEENERLEKFADELDGFKIAELDLEYRKSGDLLQGGEQSGNSFEYIDLAKDENIIAEVKQDFLKNASVSHGTFEN